The following are from one region of the Staphylococcus schleiferi genome:
- the holA gene encoding DNA polymerase III subunit delta, with protein sequence MSNIHVIHGEVPELIDRETDQLIDHYLDNEPKDDFNYVKYNLYEVNIHTIIEEALTLPLFSNKKVIVVQNSFVFTGEKPPKDYIAHTDALQAFIEKYDGEALLIFQVQSVKLDEKKKLVKTLKKHASIKKIEQMSEQEMLNWIKTYLNTSYKEIKQDALEHFLSLTGVQYRVIKQELDKLLLFVGERPVINKNDIQMIVNRSLEQNVFLLTEYIQKGQKDKAIQLIKDLIQLKEEPIKLLALITSNYRLYYQTKILSQKGYSGQQIAKTVGAHPYRVKLALNQVKRYQLESLLSIIDRCAETDYKLKSSYMDKVLILELFILSL encoded by the coding sequence ATGTCAAACATTCACGTCATTCATGGGGAGGTCCCTGAGTTAATAGACCGCGAAACAGATCAACTCATCGATCATTATCTTGATAATGAACCTAAGGATGATTTTAATTATGTAAAGTATAATTTATATGAGGTCAATATTCATACAATTATCGAAGAAGCTTTGACACTTCCGCTATTTTCAAATAAAAAAGTGATTGTTGTTCAAAATAGTTTCGTTTTTACAGGAGAAAAACCGCCTAAAGATTACATTGCTCATACAGATGCGTTACAAGCATTTATAGAAAAATACGATGGGGAAGCATTACTGATATTTCAAGTCCAATCAGTGAAATTAGATGAGAAAAAGAAGCTTGTAAAAACTTTAAAAAAGCATGCATCAATTAAAAAAATTGAACAAATGTCAGAACAAGAAATGTTGAATTGGATTAAAACATATTTAAATACATCTTATAAGGAAATTAAACAAGATGCATTAGAGCACTTTTTATCATTAACAGGCGTACAATATCGTGTTATAAAACAAGAGCTTGATAAGTTGTTATTATTTGTAGGAGAACGCCCCGTCATAAATAAAAACGATATACAAATGATTGTTAATAGAAGTCTTGAGCAAAATGTTTTTCTATTAACCGAATATATTCAAAAAGGTCAAAAGGATAAGGCAATTCAACTCATTAAAGATTTAATTCAGCTTAAAGAAGAACCCATTAAATTATTAGCACTTATCACAAGTAATTATCGATTGTATTATCAAACCAAAATTTTGAGTCAAAAAGGATATTCTGGACAACAAATTGCTAAAACTGTTGGTGCACACCCTTATCGAGTTAAATTAGCACTCAACCAAGTTAAAAGATATCAGTTAGAATCATTATTATCGATTATTGATCGATGCGCTGAAACAGATTATAAACTTAAGTCTTCCTATATGGATAAAGTTTTAATTTTAGAATTATTTATACTCAGCTTGTAG
- a CDS encoding helix-hairpin-helix domain-containing protein has protein sequence MRSTQHVFDLLKHYKIHLCLCISLLIIILCSIFFFTGFDSKESKDEISLPHQSDLIESSVGKDKQSKPNEQTIPSTVIVDIKGAIKHAGTYEMKPNARIKDLLDKAQPLKNADLSTVNLAEKLRDQKMIYIPTVNDKQQVEAHAESLGKEHETSDSNQVINLNTAEEKDLTQVPGIGPSKAQTIIKYREEHNGFNAVDELKEIKGIGDKTFE, from the coding sequence ATGCGATCTACACAACATGTTTTTGATTTGCTTAAGCATTATAAGATTCACTTATGTCTATGTATTTCTTTATTAATCATTATTCTTTGTTCTATATTCTTTTTTACGGGATTTGACAGCAAAGAATCAAAAGATGAGATATCTCTGCCACATCAAAGTGATTTGATAGAGTCAAGTGTTGGGAAAGATAAGCAATCCAAGCCAAATGAACAGACGATACCTTCAACAGTTATAGTCGATATAAAAGGTGCAATAAAGCATGCGGGAACATACGAAATGAAACCTAACGCGCGTATAAAGGATTTATTGGATAAAGCTCAGCCACTTAAGAACGCAGATTTATCAACGGTTAATTTAGCCGAAAAGTTACGTGATCAAAAGATGATTTATATTCCAACTGTTAACGATAAACAACAAGTTGAGGCACATGCTGAATCATTAGGTAAAGAGCATGAGACTTCAGATTCAAATCAAGTCATTAATTTAAATACAGCAGAAGAAAAAGACTTGACCCAAGTTCCTGGAATTGGACCTTCGAAGGCCCAAACAATCATTAAATATAGAGAAGAACACAACGGCTTTAATGCTGTTGATGAATTAAAAGAAATTAAAGGTATCGGCGATAAAACGTTTGAATAA
- a CDS encoding ComE operon protein 2, with the protein MKRIQWHDYFMAQSHLLALRSTCTRLSVGATIIKDNRIIAGGYNGSVSGEVHCIDEGCLIEDSHCIRTIHAEMNAILQCAKQGVSTEGATIYVTYFPCLNCTKSIIQAGIKTVYYAEDYHNHPYAIQLLKQSGINFEKIDFNAQTIANYLLNTK; encoded by the coding sequence TTGAAACGTATTCAATGGCATGACTATTTCATGGCGCAATCACATTTACTAGCATTGAGATCGACTTGTACTCGATTATCAGTCGGTGCAACCATTATTAAAGACAATCGTATTATTGCTGGGGGCTATAATGGCTCAGTTTCAGGAGAAGTCCACTGTATTGATGAAGGTTGTTTAATAGAAGACAGTCATTGTATTAGAACGATTCATGCAGAAATGAATGCAATATTGCAATGCGCCAAGCAAGGTGTCTCAACAGAGGGGGCTACAATTTACGTGACGTATTTTCCATGCTTAAATTGCACAAAATCTATAATTCAAGCCGGAATCAAAACTGTTTATTATGCCGAAGATTACCATAATCATCCCTATGCAATCCAGTTATTAAAGCAATCTGGAATTAATTTTGAAAAGATCGACTTTAATGCTCAAACTATTGCTAATTATCTTCTTAATACAAAATGA
- the rpsT gene encoding 30S ribosomal protein S20: protein MPNIKSAIKRVRTTHTAESKNISQKNDMRSAVKNAKKAIETNADNKQELVSNAIKRIDKAAQKNLIHSNKADRMKSKLMSAK, encoded by the coding sequence ATGCCCAATATTAAATCTGCAATTAAACGTGTGAGAACAACTCATACAGCTGAAAGCAAAAACATTTCTCAAAAGAATGATATGCGTTCTGCAGTCAAAAATGCTAAAAAAGCTATTGAGACAAATGCCGATAATAAACAAGAATTAGTAAGCAATGCAATTAAACGTATTGATAAAGCTGCTCAAAAGAATTTAATTCATTCTAACAAAGCTGATAGAATGAAATCTAAATTGATGTCAGCAAAATAA
- a CDS encoding class I SAM-dependent DNA methyltransferase, whose protein sequence is MMQYENLSVFYDRLTDDQPYDKWLAIIKDTLHAAQAHSILDIGCGTGNLTQFLPQLATEVVGMDLSPEMIARAQQKSEHVNWIQGDMTAFNLNRQFDLVTILCDSLNYVVEEADVMATFNHVFHHLKQQGSFIFDVHSIYKMDTQFNQQVYLDDRDDLTLVWQTETGELPHSVWHDLTFFIRTEDGQYLRRDESQFQRTLEKAQYIEMLKAIGFKDIETFYDFDYSNKNSESDRLFFIAKK, encoded by the coding sequence ATAATGCAATATGAGAATTTAAGTGTATTTTATGATCGATTAACTGATGATCAGCCTTATGATAAATGGCTTGCCATTATAAAGGATACGCTTCATGCGGCTCAAGCTCATTCCATCTTAGATATTGGTTGCGGGACGGGTAATTTAACACAGTTTTTACCACAACTAGCGACCGAGGTAGTAGGAATGGATTTAAGTCCTGAGATGATAGCACGTGCACAGCAAAAATCTGAACATGTAAATTGGATACAAGGAGATATGACAGCATTTAACTTAAATCGCCAATTTGATTTAGTAACGATTCTTTGTGACAGTTTAAATTACGTTGTTGAAGAAGCGGATGTAATGGCAACTTTTAATCATGTCTTCCATCATCTCAAACAACAAGGAAGTTTTATCTTTGATGTGCACAGTATTTATAAAATGGATACACAGTTCAACCAACAAGTTTATTTAGATGATCGTGATGACTTAACGCTCGTATGGCAAACCGAGACTGGCGAGTTACCTCATAGTGTTTGGCATGACTTAACATTTTTTATTCGAACAGAAGATGGACAATATTTAAGAAGAGATGAATCACAGTTTCAACGGACGTTAGAAAAAGCACAGTATATAGAAATGCTTAAAGCAATTGGTTTTAAAGATATTGAAACATTTTATGATTTCGATTATAGTAATAAAAATAGTGAGAGTGATCGACTCTTTTTTATAGCAAAAAAATAG
- a CDS encoding DNA internalization-related competence protein ComEC/Rec2, with product MSIGFGIEKKQHAPLEHIQSSYTQQSNEEKNVLIHFSSLPSVKEGLLTANISDFNKQLVLKAPFKTKINLPNANFFLNHACPVKGIYHDPQHLSQLEVLFVKKIDFNRCIRMQPKFKDYIMYARNSLIERIRAHHFIGQGEILAIATGSTDDMSSDKKSRARGLGISHLYAISGTHVNILIAFFYMFTKRLPIPIYVIESLLLLFLPLFLMFVNASPSAQRAVLMTMLILILSKYFHFTSIQALACVYIFMSFLNFQYHYHLGFIYSFLISSVLILMKDLLNKYQFAYSLILASVISIVAVLPINYLQFNEIQWQGIISNIIFIPLYSFVIIPFSFIVGLCALIYPSLLFLFKPLSIIIFTIQNFILKGLQPLTQYHFPIADFGEVGFLMITIVTFILLYFLSNEKYLMFFLAAVSFLFIATHLHPNYPNQMTILDVGQGDAILFQNKNGKTLLIDTGGVAEHGSMKKRNYNITEKSTYPLFKKRGIHHVDYLIITHDHSDHLGELAQISKYIKIKNIIINPSHFNQEKLQWIQNIAKSQHTKLLSYKDISFIDLGAFKFTLLDTNIENSADPNEHSIITLASIDQTHILLMGDATEKNELKLLANYRLPKIQILKVGHHGSQTSSSTTFINEIRPQIALISAGRNNVYHLPHPTTIQKLRAIHAKVYNTADNHHINIEFNDKGKTSYQIHTEKAS from the coding sequence GTGTCGATTGGATTTGGGATTGAAAAGAAACAACATGCGCCTTTAGAACATATTCAATCTTCCTATACCCAACAATCAAATGAGGAAAAGAACGTATTGATTCATTTTTCTTCTCTTCCTTCAGTCAAGGAAGGGTTACTTACGGCAAATATATCAGACTTTAATAAACAGTTAGTTTTAAAGGCGCCTTTTAAAACTAAAATCAACCTTCCAAATGCTAATTTCTTTCTGAACCATGCTTGTCCGGTGAAGGGAATATATCACGATCCCCAACACCTTTCACAATTGGAAGTTCTTTTTGTTAAAAAAATTGATTTTAATAGATGTATACGCATGCAACCCAAATTTAAAGACTATATCATGTATGCACGTAATAGTTTGATTGAACGCATTAGAGCGCATCATTTTATAGGCCAAGGTGAAATATTAGCAATTGCGACAGGCTCTACAGATGATATGTCTAGCGACAAAAAGTCCCGAGCGAGAGGCTTGGGGATATCACATTTATATGCGATTAGTGGGACACATGTGAATATATTAATTGCGTTTTTTTATATGTTCACTAAGCGGTTACCCATTCCCATTTATGTGATTGAATCTCTATTACTTCTCTTTTTGCCGTTATTCCTTATGTTTGTTAATGCAAGCCCCAGTGCACAAAGAGCTGTATTAATGACAATGTTAATTTTAATACTTTCAAAATATTTTCATTTCACGTCGATACAAGCATTAGCATGTGTGTATATTTTCATGTCGTTTTTGAATTTTCAATATCACTATCATCTAGGTTTTATATATTCGTTTCTCATTAGTAGTGTTCTTATCTTGATGAAAGATCTTTTAAATAAGTATCAATTCGCGTATTCGCTTATTTTAGCATCTGTGATTTCAATTGTTGCTGTTCTGCCAATCAACTATCTCCAATTTAATGAAATACAATGGCAGGGGATCATCAGCAATATTATCTTTATTCCGCTATATAGTTTTGTCATTATCCCTTTCTCATTCATTGTAGGTCTATGTGCATTAATATATCCCTCTTTGTTATTCCTTTTTAAGCCTTTGTCGATAATTATTTTCACGATACAAAATTTCATTTTAAAAGGTTTACAACCGCTTACGCAGTATCATTTTCCCATTGCAGATTTTGGAGAAGTTGGATTTTTAATGATTACAATCGTTACTTTTATTCTTCTTTACTTCCTTTCTAATGAAAAATATCTCATGTTCTTTTTGGCTGCTGTTTCTTTCCTATTTATAGCGACTCACTTACATCCAAATTATCCGAACCAAATGACAATTTTAGATGTTGGACAAGGCGATGCCATACTCTTCCAAAATAAAAATGGTAAAACACTCCTAATTGATACTGGTGGGGTAGCTGAACATGGGAGCATGAAAAAACGTAACTACAACATCACGGAAAAATCAACTTATCCGTTATTTAAAAAGAGGGGTATTCATCATGTTGATTATTTAATTATCACTCATGATCATAGTGATCATTTAGGCGAACTTGCGCAAATTTCAAAATATATCAAAATCAAAAATATTATCATTAATCCTTCTCATTTTAACCAAGAAAAGTTGCAATGGATTCAAAATATTGCGAAAAGCCAACATACAAAATTATTGTCCTATAAAGACATTTCTTTTATCGATTTAGGCGCATTTAAATTTACTCTATTGGATACAAATATTGAAAACAGTGCTGACCCAAATGAACATTCAATCATTACTTTAGCATCGATCGATCAAACCCATATCTTACTAATGGGGGATGCTACAGAAAAAAATGAACTGAAGCTACTCGCTAATTATCGCTTACCGAAAATTCAAATCTTAAAGGTAGGACATCATGGAAGTCAAACGAGTTCATCAACAACCTTTATCAATGAAATACGACCTCAAATCGCACTGATATCAGCAGGTAGAAATAATGTCTATCATTTGCCGCATCCAACTACTATTCAAAAGCTAAGGGCTATTCATGCAAAAGTATATAACACCGCTGATAATCATCATATAAATATCGAATTTAATGATAAAGGTAAGACATCGTATCAAATTCATACTGAGAAAGCTTCATAA